Proteins encoded by one window of Molothrus aeneus isolate 106 chromosome 16, BPBGC_Maene_1.0, whole genome shotgun sequence:
- the TVP23A gene encoding Golgi apparatus membrane protein TVP23 homolog A → MKQALVDDTEDVSLDFGSEEELALRKARIRHPLATFFHLFFRVSAIVTYLFCDWFSNSFVACFVTILLLLSFDFWSVKNVTGRLLVGLRWWNQIDEDGKSHWVFEAKRVPTIAASTEAEARIFWLGLIICPVIWTMFFFSTLFSLKLKWLALVIAGISLQTANLYGYIHCKLGGPKTISRVTSRLFGTTDVPKRQSRRIAEDGTEDHGKTGTR, encoded by the exons ATGAAGCAG GCGCTGGTGGACGACACCGAGGATGTGTCCCTGGATTTCGGGAGCGAGGAGGAGCTGGCGCTGCGGAAAGCGCGGATCAG GCACCCACTGGCCACCTTTTTCCACCTGTTTTTCCGAGTGAGTGCTATTGTTACCTACTTGTTCTGTGACTGGTTCAGCAACAGCTTTGTTGCCTGTTTTGTCACTATTCTCCTCCTTCTATCCTTTGACTTTTGGTCTGTCAAG AATGTGACAGGAAGACTCTTGGTTGGTTTGCGTTGGTGGAACCAGATTGATGAAGATGGAAAAAGTCACTGGGTGTTTGAAGCAAAAAGG GTGCCTACAATAGCTGCCTCAACTGAAGCTGAAGCCCGAATCTTCTGGCTTGGTCTCATCATCTGCCCAGTGATTTGGACAATGTTTTTCTTTAGCACCTTGTTCTCCTTGAAGCTGAAATGGCTG GCTCTCGTGATTGCTGGGATCTCCCTCCAGACTGCTAATTTATATGGCTACATCCACTGCAAGTTAGGAGGACCAAAAACCATCAGCAGAGTAACCTCAAGGTTGTTTGGCACCACAGATGTTCCCAAGA gacagagcaggagaaTTGCAGAAGATGGCACTGAAGATCATGGGAAGACAGGCACTAGGTAA